The Anguilla anguilla isolate fAngAng1 chromosome 4, fAngAng1.pri, whole genome shotgun sequence genome has a window encoding:
- the dph5 gene encoding diphthine methyl ester synthase, producing MLYFIGLGLGDTKDITVKGLEIIKQCSRVYLEAYTSILTVGKEALEEFYGRELILADRDMVEQEAEEILKGADVSDVAFLVVGDPFGATTHSDLVLRAVNAGIEYRVIHNASIMNAVGCCGLQLYNFGETVSIVFWTDTWRPESFYDKIHRNRENGLHTLCLLDIKVKEQSMENLLRGRKIYEPPRYMSVSQAAEQLLEVVQNRRQRKEDLGFTEDTICVGLARVGAEDQAIRAGSLRQLASCDLGGPLHSLIVTGHLHPLELDMLRLFAVEPATLQGLKTLDSSTYTS from the exons ATGCTATACTTCATAGGTCTTGGCTTGGGAGATACCAAAGACATCACTGTAAAGGGACTCGAAATCATTAAACAATGCAGTCGTGTCTACTTGGAAGCATACACATCCATACTGACTGTTGGAAAAGAGGCTTTG GAGGAGTTCTACGGACGTGAGCTGATCCTAGCGGATCGAGACATGGTGGAGCAGGAAGCCGAGGAGATCCTTAAGGGCGCGGACGTGAGCGACGTCGCATTTCTGGTGGTGGGCGACCCATTTGG AGCCACCACCCACAGCGACCTGGTCCTGAGAGCAGTGAATGCTGGGATAGAATACCGGGTCATCCACAACGCCTCCATCATGAATGCAGTTGGATGCTGTGGGCTCCAG ctgtataacttcGGAGAAACTGTTTCCATTGTGTTCTGGACAGACACCTGGAGACCGGAAAGCTTTTATGACAAAATCCACAGAAACCGGGAGAATGGGTTGCACACACTTTGTCTGCTGG ATATTAAAGTCAAAGAGCAGTCCATGGAGAATTTACTGAG AGGCCGTAAGATCTACGAGCCCCCCAGGTACATGAGCGTGAGCCAGGCGGCCGAGCAGCTCTTAGAGGTCGTGCAGAACCGCAGGCAGAGGAAGGAGGACCTGG GCTTCACGGAGGACACAATCTGCGTGGGGTTGGCGAGGGTTGGGGCAGAGGACCAGGCCATCAGGGCGGGGTCGCTGCGCCAGCTGGCGTCATGTGACCTGGGCGGACCCCTGCACTCGCTGATTGTGACGGGACACCTGCACCCGCTGGAGCTGGACATGCTCCGGCTGTTTGCCGTGGAGCCCGCCACTTTACAGGGCCTGAAGACCCTGGATAGCTCCACGTACACCTCCTGA
- the slc30a7 gene encoding zinc transporter 7: MLPLSIKDDEYKPTKFNLLAKISGWFRSILSDKTSRNLFFFLCLNLSFAFVELLYGIWSNSLGLISDSFHMFFDCTALLAGLAASVISRWRSNDAFSYGYVRAEVLAGFVNGLFLIFTAFFIFSEGVERALEPPDVHHDRLLPVSIAGLLVNLVGIFVFQHGGHGHSHGGDEGHGHSHSLFNGSVGHGHSHGGHGHSHGSKHGHDHGHDHGHDHGHDHGHDHGHDHGHGGHGHSHDDLQCHDDHTPGKGSSRQILEGVFLHIVADTLGSVGVIISALLMQKYDLMIADPICSMLISILIGVSVVPLLRESIGILMQRTPPTLDQALPECYQRVQQLQGVYNLQEPHFWTLCTDVYIGTLKLLVAPDADARWILSQTHNIFTQVGVRQLYVQIDVAAM; the protein is encoded by the exons ATGTTACCATTATCCATCAAAGATGACGAATACAAGCCTACGAAATTCAACCTCCTTGCCAAGATATCTGGATGGTTTAG ATCCATTCTGTCGGACAAAACATCACGAAACCTCTTCTTTTTCCTGTGTCTGAATCTGTCCTTCGCCTTTGTTGAGCTGTTGTACGGCATATGGAGCAACAG TTTAGGGTTGATATCAGATTCCTTTCACATGTTCTTTGACTGCACGGCCCTCCTCGCGGGACTGGCAGCCTCTGTGATATCCAGGTGGCGGTCCAATGACGCCTTCTCATACGG GTACGTGAGAGCGGAGGTGCTGGCTGGGTTTGTCAACggcctcttcctcatcttcacTGCCTTCTTCATCTTCTCAGAAGGAGTAGAG AGGGCGCTGGAACCTCCAGACGTTCACCACGACCGTCTGCTGCCGGTGTCCATCGCTGGGTTGCTGGTCAACCTGGTGGGCATCTTTGTGTTCCAGCACGGAGGCCATGGCCACTCGCATGGTGGGGATGAAG GACACGGTCACAGCCACTCTCTGTTCAATGGCAGTGTCGGTCATGGACACAGCCATGGCGGTCACGGTCACAGCCACGGGTCCAAACACGGCCATGACCACGGGCATGACCACGGGCATGACCACGGGCATGACCACGGGCACGACCACGGGCACGACCACGGGCATGGCGGGCACGGGCACTCGCACGACGACCTGCAGTGTCACG aTGATCATACACCAGGAAAAGGATCCAGCAGACAGATATTGGAAG GGGTGTTCCTGCACATCGTGGCCGACACGCTGGGCAGCGTCGGCGTCATCATCTCCGCCCTCCTGATGCAGAAGTACGACCTGATGATCGCCGACCCCATCTGCTCCATGCTCATCTCCATCCTCATCGGAGTCAG TGTGGTTCCTTTACTGAGGGAGTCCATTGGAATTCTGATGCAGCGGACTCCTCCCACGCTTGACCAGGCCCTTCCAGAGTGTTACCAGAGG GTACAGCAGTTGCAGGGTGTGTATAACCTGCAGGAGCCCCACTTCTGGACGCTGTGCACGGACGTCTACATCGGAACACTCAAACTGCTGGTTGCCCCGGATGCCGACGCCCGCTGGATCCTGAGCCAAACGCACAATATTTTCACACAG GTTGGGGTCCGGCAGCTCTACGTTCAGATAGATGTCGCAGCGATGTAG